The Actinoplanes sp. N902-109 genomic interval GGGACAACGCCGTGCGGGGCGTCGATCCGGGCGGCGGTCGCCCACACTGTCGCCTCGGTGGGCCCGTACAGGTTCCACAGGGTGCCGCCGGTGGCGAGCAGGTCACCGGCCAGCTGCGGGTCGAGCGGCTCGCCGCCGGACAGCAGCGTGCGGCCGGTGCCGCCGGTCCAGCCCGCGGCCAGCAGGAGCCGCCAGGTGGTGGGGGTTGCCTGCACCACGCTGATCCGGGCCTCGGCGATGGTGGCGGCCAGCAGCTCCGGGTCGGTGTTCGCCGCACGCGGGGCCATCACCACCGTGGCCCCCCGGGTCAGCGGCAGGAACAGCTCCAGCGCCGAGATGTCGAACGACAGCGGGGTCAGCGCGAGCACCCGGTCGCGCCCGTCGACACCGGGGCGTTCGGCCACGCTCAGCAGGAACGACGCGATCGCCGCGTGCTCGACGGCGACGCCCTTCGGCAGGCCGGTCGAACCGGAGGTGTAGATGACGTAAGCCAGGTGGTGCGGGTGCACCCCGGAGCCCGCCGGTGCGGCGGGATCCTCGGGCAGATCATCGACCAGCAGGACGTCCGCAGCGCCGGACACCAGCGCCTGATCGCGGTGCTCGGCGTCGCACAGGCACAGCGCGGCCCCCGCGTCGCTGGTCATGTGCCGCAGCCGGTCGGCCGGGTAGCTGGGATCCAGCGGGAGGTACGCGGCCCCCGCCTTGAGGATGCCGAGCAGCGCCACGACCATCTCCACCGAGCGGCCCAGGCAGACGCCGACCAGGTCCTCCGCCCCGATGCCGCGCGCCCGCAGCGCGGCGGCGAGCGCCGAGGCCCGGCGGTTCACCTCGGCGTACGTGGCGCGGCGTGCCCCCGCTTCGACGGCGACGGCGTCGGGTGTCGCGGCGGCCTGCCGCTCCCACAGAGCGACCAGCGTGGTCGGCGCCATGAACGGATCCTTTCTCGGCCCGCGGCGGGGCTCAGCCCGCGGCGGGGAAGGTACGCGTGATCGTCTGGGTCAGCTCCCGTTCCCGGCCGGGCACGTACAGGTGCGGGGCGCCGGGGAACAGGTGCAGCTCGAAGTCCGCCGAGGTGTGCTCGCGCCAGCCGGCGAGGTCCGCCTCGTCGACGGTGTCGTCGTCCGCGCCGGCCAGCACGGTCAGGGCACAGGGCAGCGGCGGCTCGGCCCGTGGGGCGTACGTCTCGCACAGCGTCAGATCCGCGCGCAGCATCGGCAGCAGCAGTTCCTGCACCTCGGGGTCCACGCCGTCGAACTCGGCGGTGGCGAGCAGCTCCGCGTCCGGCAGCGTGTGCCGCGGGTGCGGGTGCGGGTCCGGCCGGCCGGGGGCTCGCATGCCGGACAGGAACAGGCGTTCGGGCAGCGGCAGGTCCAGCGCGCGGAGCCGCCGGGCGGTCTCGAAGGCGATGAGGGCGCCCATGCTGTGCCCGAAGCATGCGTACGGCAGCTCCGCGTGCCCCGCGAGCAGCGGCGCGAGCGCGCTCACGGCGTCGTCCATGCTGGTCAGGGCCGGCTCGGCGAACCGGTTCTCCCGGCCGGGCAGCTGTACGGCGCAGACCTCGACGCTCTCCGG includes:
- a CDS encoding thioesterase II family protein, with translation MDRHDPAFRTGVPMSTGTQARSWLRGLGSRERTARARLFVFPHAGAGASAYDLGAHLPESVEVCAVQLPGRENRFAEPALTSMDDAVSALAPLLAGHAELPYACFGHSMGALIAFETARRLRALDLPLPERLFLSGMRAPGRPDPHPHPRHTLPDAELLATAEFDGVDPEVQELLLPMLRADLTLCETYAPRAEPPLPCALTVLAGADDDTVDEADLAGWREHTSADFELHLFPGAPHLYVPGRERELTQTITRTFPAAG